TGCTGCTCGACGGGCGCCCGCACCGGATCGGCCTCGCCGTCAACGCCGCCGAGAACCAGAGCAACGACCTGTGGACCGGCCAGGTGAACCTCTTCGCCACCGTGGACCACGGCTCCGCCCGGACCTCGGGCGCGCTCACCGAGCACCGGGTCGCCCCCGAGGCGGCCGTCACCACCGTGCTCGCCGACCACGGCGGCGGGAGCGGCGACTGGACGGTCGCCGCCGCCCGCCACGACCTCGCCCGCGGCTGGGTGCAGACCTCGCACGGCCGGGTCAGCACCGAGGTCCGCGACGACCTGTCCTTCGGCTCGGACCAGCGCCTGCGGGACGGCGGCAACGACCTGGTGCTGCACAACCGCACCGACCTGGTCCGCGTCAGCGAGACCTGGGGCGGCGGCGCGCCCCGGCAGGTGCGGACCGTCCGCGAGGGCGAGCCGCTGGACGTGACCTACCGCTCCACCCGGGACGGCGCGAACACCGACCAGACCACCGCGATGGAACTCGGCTACCACCGGGACGCCCTGACCACGGCCGGCGGACGGGTCGTCGAGCGGGAGAGCGTGGACCACGTCCTCAAGCCGAGCGCCCACCGGCACGACGGTGACCGCACGGTCCGCACGGGCGCCTCCTGGGAGGACTACCGCGCCGCCGGCACGGCCGGGGCCTACCACCGGACGGTCCGCACGGTGGACGGGTGGCCGGTGGAGGACACCCGGTCGTAGCGCCCGTCGCAGGACCGGCACACCACCTTCGAGGGCGCGCGACCCGGCGCGCGCCCCCGAGACGCACCACAGGGGACCGGCACCTGAGGGGGAGCCGGATCCGGTCACGGGTAGGGAATGAGGAGGAGGGGTGGTCCGCCGGGCGGGGGAGGGGGGAACGGGTCGTGCGGATGAGGTGGCCCCGGGGGCCGCGGTGTGAGGCTGGGCGCAGGACCGGCGGGGGCCGGTCCGAGGAGGGACTGCACAAGCATGACCGACAACGCGTCAACCCGGGTCCGCCGTACCGCCGTTCGGGTGGCAGCCGCGCTGCTCGCCGGCACCACCGTGCTGGCCGTGGCACCCGCCGCCTGGGCGACGGGGGCTCCCGTGGACCGGCCGGCCGCAGCTGAGGAGGCGCGGCCGGACGGTGCCGCGCTGCGCAAGGCGCTGGACGCCCTGGTGTCCGAGGGCGGCTCCTCGGCGGCGCTGGGCGAGGTCCGCGACCACGGCCGGGTGGTCTGGCGCGGCGCCGCCGGTACCGGCGACCTGGACACCGGGTCACCGGCCCGCGCCGACGGCCGGTTCCGGATCGGCAGCGTCACCAAGACCTTCGTCTCCACCGTCGTCCTCCAGCTGGTCGGCGAGGGCCGGGTCGGGCTGGACGACCCGGTCGAGCGCTACCTGCCCGGCGCCGTCCGAGGCGGCGACACCATCACCGTCCGGCAGCTGCTCAACCACACCAGCGGCCTGTACAGCTACACCGACGAGCCGGGCTTCTTCTTCGAGGACGAGGCCACCCTGCGCAGCTGGCTGGACGAACGCCGCTGGACCACCTACCGGCCGCAGCAGCTGGTGGACATCGCCAACCGGCACGAGCCGTACTTCCCGCCCGGCCAGGGCTGGCGCTACTCCAACACCAACTACGTGCTGGCCGGCATGCTGGTCGAGAAGGTCACCGGCCGCTCCTGGAACCAGGAGGTCGAGCGCCGGATCATCCGCCCCCTCGGCCTCGCGCACACCTCGATGCCGGACACCGCCACCACCGTCCCCGGCGTTCACGCCCACGGCTACCTCAAGCTGCCCTCCGGCGGCCGGGCGGACGTCACCGAGCTCAACCCGACCATGGCCGGATCCGCCGGGGCCGGCATCTCCACCACCGACGACCTGGCCCGGTTCAACGCCGCGCTGCTCGGCGGGCGGCTGCTGCGCCCGGCCCAGCTGGCCGAGATGAAGACCACCGTCGACGTGGGCCAGGGCTTCGGCTACGGGCTCGGCCTGATGAAGTACCCGGCGCCGTGCGGGGAGTTCTGGGGCCACGGCGGCGGCATCCCCGGCTACGAGACCATGATCCTGGGAGATGCGCAGGGCCGCCGCCAGGTGGCGCTGTCGCAGAACCCGTTCGAGGAGGCCGCCCCGGAGACCGGGCAGCGAGTCACCAACGCCTTCCTCCTCGGCGCGGCCTGCCCGGGCAGCGGGACCGGCGGCGCCCAG
The window above is part of the Kitasatospora sp. HUAS MG31 genome. Proteins encoded here:
- a CDS encoding serine hydrolase domain-containing protein, which codes for MTDNASTRVRRTAVRVAAALLAGTTVLAVAPAAWATGAPVDRPAAAEEARPDGAALRKALDALVSEGGSSAALGEVRDHGRVVWRGAAGTGDLDTGSPARADGRFRIGSVTKTFVSTVVLQLVGEGRVGLDDPVERYLPGAVRGGDTITVRQLLNHTSGLYSYTDEPGFFFEDEATLRSWLDERRWTTYRPQQLVDIANRHEPYFPPGQGWRYSNTNYVLAGMLVEKVTGRSWNQEVERRIIRPLGLAHTSMPDTATTVPGVHAHGYLKLPSGGRADVTELNPTMAGSAGAGISTTDDLARFNAALLGGRLLRPAQLAEMKTTVDVGQGFGYGLGLMKYPAPCGEFWGHGGGIPGYETMILGDAQGRRQVALSQNPFEEAAPETGQRVTNAFLLGAACPGSGTGGAQVPQLGENPASLR